The Longimicrobium sp. genome contains the following window.
CGGGCGAAGGAACTGGCCGCCGCCGTGTCGAGCGTGGAAGGCGTAGCCGCCGCCCAGCCGGAAACGAGCATCGTGATGATCGATCTTCGCGAGCCGCGGCTGGATCCGGCTGCGCTGCTGGCGGCGCTGGAACGCCGGGGCGTGCGCATGGTGCAGTTCGGTCCGCGGCGGCTGAGGGCCGTGACGCACCTGGACGTGGACGACGCGGGGATCGAGCAGGCCTCCGGCGCCTTTTCGGAGGCCGTCGGGGAGCTTCTGGGATAGCGAGGACCCCGCGGCAACTTGCCCCGCGAAAACCCTTGTGCATCGTGCCGCGAACGTGTAAACTTTCGCTTTATCTTCGGGAACGCCGTACGGCGTCCGGTGTATCCGTCCGCACAGCCGCCCGGCGGCTTTCTGAACGAGCTTCCAACAGGGAAAACCAATGGCCGTCGACATCGCCGAGGACAAGCGCAAGGCCCTGAACGTGGCCATTGGCCAGATCGAAAAGGCCTATGGCAAGGGCTCCATCATGCGGATGGGGGTCAACGGCCCCCGGGTGGCGATCTCGGCCATCCCCACGGGCGCCATCAACCTCGATGCCGCCATCGGCATCGGCGGCATTCCGCGCGGGCGCATCACCGAGATCTACGGGCCGGAGTCGTCAGGTAAGACCACGCTCTGCCTTCACGTGATCGCCAACTCGCAGAAGGCGGGCGGCGTGGCCGCGTTCATCGACGCCGAGCACGCGCTCGACATCGAGTACGCCCGCAAGCTGGGCGTGGACGTAGACAACCTGCTGGTGTCGCAGCCCGACACGGGCGAGCAGGCGCTGGAGATCGCCGAGGTGCTGGTGCGCTCGAGCGCGGTGGAGGTGGTAGTGATCGACTCGGTGGCGGCGCTGGTGCCCCGCGCCGAAATCGAGGGCGAAATGGGCGACAGCCACGTGGGCCTGCAGGCGCGGCTGATGAGCCAGGCGCTCCGCAAGCTGACGGGCGCCATCAACCGCTCGCAGACCACGGTGATCTTCACCAACCAGATCCGCGAAAAGATCGGCGTGATGTTCGGCAGCCCCGAGACCACGACGGGCGGCCGCGCGCTGAAGTTCTACGCCTCGCTGCGCATCGACATCCGCCGTATCGGGTCCATCAAGGACCGCGAGGTGCTGGTGGGCAACAAGACGCGTGCGAAGATCGTCAAGAACAA
Protein-coding sequences here:
- the recA gene encoding recombinase RecA gives rise to the protein MAVDIAEDKRKALNVAIGQIEKAYGKGSIMRMGVNGPRVAISAIPTGAINLDAAIGIGGIPRGRITEIYGPESSGKTTLCLHVIANSQKAGGVAAFIDAEHALDIEYARKLGVDVDNLLVSQPDTGEQALEIAEVLVRSSAVEVVVIDSVAALVPRAEIEGEMGDSHVGLQARLMSQALRKLTGAINRSQTTVIFTNQIREKIGVMFGSPETTTGGRALKFYASLRIDIRRIGSIKDREVLVGNKTRAKIVKNKVAPPFKQADFDIMFNVGIDHHGIVVDLGVESDVINKSGAWFSYGDVRLGQGRENAKSFLQENPQVAADIEARVKEVLGMRGIVAATDGADSD